A stretch of Klebsiella sp. RIT-PI-d DNA encodes these proteins:
- the fhuB gene encoding Fe(3+)-hydroxamate ABC transporter permease FhuB, which produces MKPKIAPLPAGLLLLLFIISLALTGFNLTQALPRAQWHEALWTPNIDVVEQMLFHYSLLPRLAISLLVGAGLGLVGVLFQQVLRNPLAEPTTLGVATGAQLGMTIIALWAIPGVMVSQFAALAGACIVGALVFGVAWGKRLSPVTLILAGLVVSLYCGAINQLLVLFHHDQLQSMFLWSTGTLTQTDWSIVQRLWPQLLGGVMLTVLLLRPLTLMGLDDGVARNLGLALSLARLAALTLAIVISALLVNAVGIIGFIGLFAPLLAKMLGARRLLSRLLLAPLIGALILWLSDQVVIWLTQVWMEVSTGSVTALIGAPLLLWLLPRLRSMSAPAMNAGDTVAIERQHVMRYVGIGLIVLLLAVFAALAFGRDAQGWQWASGDMLRELMPWRWPRILVALFAGILLAVAGCIIQRLTGNPMASPEVLGISSGAAFGIVLMLFLVPGNAFGWLLPAGSLGAAGTLLIIMLAAGRGGFSPHRMLLAGMALSTAFTMLLMMLQASGDPRMAQILTWISGSTYSATGLQAVQTFAIMIILLALVPLCSRWLTILPLGGDTARSVGVALTPSRIALLLLASALTATATLTIGPLSFIGLMAPHIARMMGFRRTIPHIVISALVGGLILVFADWCGRMVMFPFQIPAGLLSTFIGAPYFVYLLRKQSR; this is translated from the coding sequence ATGAAACCTAAAATCGCCCCCTTACCGGCGGGACTGCTGCTATTACTGTTTATTATTTCCCTCGCGCTGACCGGATTTAATCTCACCCAGGCTCTGCCACGTGCGCAGTGGCATGAGGCACTGTGGACGCCCAACATTGATGTCGTGGAGCAGATGTTATTCCACTACAGCCTGTTGCCGCGTCTGGCGATATCTCTGCTGGTCGGCGCCGGTCTTGGACTGGTCGGGGTTTTGTTCCAGCAGGTACTGCGTAATCCTCTGGCAGAACCCACCACGCTTGGCGTAGCAACCGGCGCACAACTGGGCATGACCATTATTGCGCTATGGGCTATTCCTGGCGTAATGGTCTCCCAATTTGCTGCTCTGGCGGGAGCCTGCATTGTGGGCGCGCTGGTGTTTGGCGTCGCATGGGGTAAACGGCTCTCGCCGGTAACGCTGATCCTCGCGGGGCTGGTGGTCAGTCTCTACTGCGGCGCAATTAATCAGCTTCTGGTCCTTTTCCATCACGACCAGCTACAGAGTATGTTCCTGTGGAGTACCGGTACGCTGACCCAGACCGACTGGAGCATTGTTCAGCGGCTGTGGCCGCAGCTGCTCGGCGGCGTCATGCTGACCGTGCTGTTACTGCGTCCGTTAACCCTGATGGGGCTGGACGATGGCGTGGCGCGTAATCTTGGTCTGGCACTGTCGCTGGCGCGGCTGGCGGCGCTAACGCTGGCTATCGTCATCAGCGCATTGCTGGTTAACGCGGTGGGCATCATCGGTTTTATCGGCCTGTTTGCGCCGCTGCTGGCGAAAATGCTGGGCGCGCGTCGGCTTCTTTCCCGCCTTCTGCTGGCCCCGTTGATTGGGGCACTGATCCTCTGGCTTTCCGACCAGGTGGTTATCTGGCTGACGCAGGTCTGGATGGAAGTCTCAACCGGATCGGTGACCGCGCTTATCGGTGCGCCGTTGCTGCTATGGTTGCTGCCGCGCCTGCGCAGTATGAGCGCGCCGGCCATGAACGCCGGAGACACTGTTGCCATTGAGCGCCAGCATGTGATGCGCTATGTGGGGATCGGGCTTATCGTTCTGCTGCTGGCGGTGTTTGCCGCACTTGCTTTTGGGCGCGATGCGCAGGGCTGGCAGTGGGCCAGCGGCGATATGCTGCGTGAATTAATGCCGTGGCGCTGGCCGCGCATTCTGGTGGCGTTGTTCGCCGGGATCTTACTGGCGGTCGCGGGCTGTATTATTCAGCGGCTGACCGGTAACCCGATGGCCAGCCCGGAAGTGCTGGGGATCAGCTCCGGTGCGGCATTCGGTATTGTATTAATGCTGTTTCTGGTGCCCGGCAATGCCTTCGGCTGGCTGCTGCCGGCCGGCAGCCTCGGCGCGGCCGGTACGCTGCTGATCATTATGCTTGCTGCCGGACGCGGCGGTTTCTCCCCGCATCGCATGCTGCTGGCCGGGATGGCGCTCAGTACCGCGTTTACGATGTTGCTGATGATGCTGCAAGCCAGCGGCGATCCGCGCATGGCGCAGATCCTGACGTGGATCTCCGGCTCCACCTACAGCGCTACCGGGCTTCAGGCGGTGCAAACCTTTGCGATCATGATTATTCTGCTGGCGCTGGTGCCGCTGTGCAGCCGCTGGCTGACCATCCTGCCGCTGGGCGGCGATACAGCCCGCTCGGTAGGTGTGGCATTAACCCCGTCGCGCATCGCCTTGCTGCTGCTCGCCTCGGCGCTAACTGCTACTGCCACCCTGACCATCGGGCCGCTAAGCTTTATTGGTCTGATGGCACCGCATATTGCCCGGATGATGGGATTCCGCCGCACTATTCCGCATATTGTTATCTCGGCGCTGGTTGGTGGTTTGATTCTGGTGTTTGCCGACTGGTGCGGCAGAATGGTGATGTTTCCGTTTCAGATCCCGGCAGGACTGCTTTCAACGTTTATCGGCGCGCCGTATTTTGTCTATTTATTGAGAAAGCAAAGCCGGTAG
- the fhuD gene encoding Fe(3+)-hydroxamate ABC transporter substrate-binding protein FhuD, translating into MTMLTSMTRRRLLTAMALSPLMWHMNTARASGVDPHRIVALEWLPVELLLALGVMPYGVADVQNYNLWVNDPSLPESVIDVGLRTEPNLELLAQMKPSFLVWSAGYGPSDTQLAKIAPGRGFTFSDGKKPLAKARGSLMEMAELIGRQKEATQHLADFDSFIDSLIPRFAGRGDRPLLMITVMDVRHVLVFGQNCLFQEVLDRYGIKNAWHGESTFWGSTPIGVDRLAAFKDVDVLCFDHGNDVEMRQLAATPLWQSMPFVRSGRFQRVPAVWFYGATLSAMHFARVLDSALGGKA; encoded by the coding sequence ATGACGATGTTAACTTCAATGACGCGTCGGCGCTTGCTGACGGCGATGGCGCTCTCACCGCTCATGTGGCACATGAATACGGCCCGGGCGAGCGGTGTCGATCCGCACCGTATTGTGGCGCTGGAGTGGCTGCCGGTCGAGCTTTTGCTGGCGCTGGGCGTGATGCCTTACGGCGTCGCCGACGTGCAAAATTACAATCTGTGGGTTAACGATCCCTCCCTCCCGGAATCGGTGATTGATGTGGGGCTGCGTACTGAACCGAACCTTGAACTGCTGGCGCAAATGAAACCGTCGTTCCTGGTCTGGTCGGCAGGCTACGGTCCTTCGGATACGCAGCTGGCAAAAATCGCACCGGGGCGCGGATTTACCTTTAGCGACGGTAAAAAACCGCTGGCGAAAGCGCGCGGTTCGCTGATGGAAATGGCTGAGCTTATTGGTCGTCAAAAAGAAGCCACGCAACATCTGGCCGACTTTGACAGTTTTATTGATTCCTTGATCCCCCGTTTTGCCGGGCGCGGCGACCGTCCGCTCCTGATGATCACGGTGATGGATGTACGGCATGTACTGGTGTTTGGGCAAAACTGTCTGTTTCAGGAAGTGCTCGATCGCTACGGTATTAAAAATGCCTGGCATGGCGAATCGACTTTCTGGGGCAGTACGCCGATTGGCGTCGATCGCCTGGCCGCTTTTAAAGATGTGGATGTATTATGCTTCGATCACGGTAACGACGTGGAAATGCGCCAGCTGGCCGCCACGCCGCTGTGGCAATCCATGCCGTTTGTCCGCAGCGGTCGTTTTCAGCGCGTTCCGGCCGTCTGGTTTTACGGTGCCACGCTCTCTGCGATGCACTTCGCCCGCGTGCTGGACAGTGCGCTGGGAGGGAAAGCATGA
- the hemL gene encoding glutamate-1-semialdehyde 2,1-aminomutase, protein MSNSENLYSAARRVIPGGVNSPVRAFTGVGGTPLFIERADGAWLYDVDGKAYIDYVGSWGPMVLGHNHPAIRNAVIDATQRGLSFGAPTGMEVKMAELVTELVPTMDMVRMVNSGTEATMSAIRLARGFTGRDKIIKFEGCYHGHADCLLVKAGSGALTLGQPNSPGVPADFAKHTLTCTYNDLSSVREAFEQYPQDIACIIVEPVAGNMNCVPPLAEFLPGLRSLCDEFGALLIIDEVMTGFRVALAGAQAYYNVVPDLTCLGKIIGGGMPVGAFGGRREVMEALAPTGPVYQAGTLSGNPIAMAAGFACLTEVAQPGIHETLDALTTKLANGLLEAAQDTGIPLVVNHVGGMFGIFFTEAAAVTCYQDVVTCDVERFKRFFHLMLEEGVYLAPSAFEAGFMSVAHSEDDINNTIDAARRVFAKL, encoded by the coding sequence ATGAGCAATTCTGAAAACCTTTACAGCGCTGCACGCCGGGTGATCCCCGGCGGCGTCAATTCTCCTGTTCGCGCCTTTACCGGCGTCGGCGGCACGCCGCTGTTCATTGAGCGCGCCGACGGTGCCTGGCTGTATGATGTCGATGGCAAAGCCTATATTGACTATGTTGGCTCCTGGGGGCCGATGGTGCTGGGGCACAATCATCCGGCAATCCGTAATGCCGTCATCGACGCTACCCAGCGTGGATTGAGTTTTGGCGCGCCGACCGGCATGGAAGTAAAAATGGCCGAGCTGGTCACCGAACTGGTCCCCACGATGGACATGGTACGGATGGTAAACTCTGGCACCGAAGCCACAATGAGCGCGATTCGCCTGGCGCGAGGCTTTACCGGCCGGGACAAAATTATCAAATTTGAAGGCTGCTATCACGGTCATGCAGACTGCCTGCTGGTAAAAGCGGGTTCCGGCGCGTTAACGCTCGGCCAGCCTAATTCCCCCGGTGTGCCGGCTGATTTCGCGAAGCACACGCTGACCTGCACGTATAACGATCTTAGCTCGGTGCGCGAGGCATTCGAACAATATCCGCAGGATATCGCCTGCATTATTGTCGAGCCGGTAGCAGGCAATATGAACTGCGTGCCACCGCTGGCGGAGTTTCTGCCGGGCCTGCGTTCATTGTGCGATGAATTTGGCGCACTGTTGATTATTGATGAAGTGATGACCGGCTTCCGCGTCGCGCTGGCTGGCGCACAGGCTTATTACAATGTGGTTCCCGATCTGACGTGTCTGGGTAAAATCATCGGTGGCGGGATGCCGGTCGGTGCGTTTGGCGGACGTCGCGAGGTGATGGAAGCGCTGGCCCCGACCGGCCCGGTCTATCAGGCCGGCACGCTTTCCGGCAACCCTATTGCGATGGCGGCAGGTTTCGCCTGTCTGACTGAAGTTGCCCAGCCGGGTATTCATGAAACGCTGGATGCGTTAACGACGAAACTGGCTAATGGATTGCTGGAGGCTGCGCAGGATACGGGTATTCCGCTGGTGGTGAATCATGTAGGCGGAATGTTCGGGATTTTCTTTACTGAGGCAGCAGCGGTGACCTGCTACCAGGATGTTGTCACTTGCGACGTTGAGCGCTTTAAGCGATTCTTCCACCTGATGCTGGAAGAAGGCGTTTACCTGGCACCCTCTGCGTTTGAAGCCGGCTTTATGTCCGTGGCACACAGTGAAGACGATATTAATAACACTATTGACGCTGCGCGACGGGTGTTTGCGAAACTGTGA
- the fhuC gene encoding Fe3+-hydroxamate ABC transporter ATP-binding protein FhuC — MQEKISQPDTTFSLSDVTFRVPGRTLLHPLSLTFPAGKVTGLIGHNGSGKSTLLKMLGRHQPPSDGDILLDGQPLMSWNSKAFARKVAYLPQQLPQAEGMTVRELVAIGRYPWHGALGRFGIADRQKVDDAIALVGLKPLAHRLVDSLSGGERQRAWIAMLVAQDSRCLLLDEPTSALDIAHQVDVLALVHRLSQQRGLTVIAVLHDINMAARYCDYLVALRGGEMISQGTPEALMRADTLEQIYGIPMGILPHPAGAAPVSFVY; from the coding sequence ATGCAGGAAAAAATCTCCCAACCCGATACCACATTCTCACTGTCTGACGTGACGTTCCGCGTGCCGGGACGGACGTTGCTGCACCCACTTTCGCTGACCTTTCCGGCCGGAAAAGTGACCGGGCTTATTGGGCATAATGGATCCGGTAAATCCACGCTGCTTAAAATGCTCGGACGCCATCAGCCGCCTTCAGACGGAGATATTCTGCTTGATGGCCAGCCGTTAATGAGCTGGAACAGCAAGGCATTTGCCCGCAAAGTGGCCTATTTGCCGCAGCAGTTGCCGCAGGCAGAAGGGATGACAGTACGTGAACTGGTGGCTATCGGGCGCTATCCGTGGCACGGGGCGCTGGGACGATTTGGCATTGCCGATCGGCAGAAAGTCGATGACGCCATCGCGCTGGTAGGATTAAAACCGCTGGCCCACCGCCTGGTGGATAGCCTCTCCGGCGGTGAGCGCCAGCGGGCGTGGATTGCCATGCTGGTGGCGCAGGATAGCCGCTGCCTGCTTCTTGATGAACCGACCTCGGCGCTGGATATTGCGCACCAGGTCGACGTGCTGGCCCTGGTACATCGTCTTAGCCAGCAGCGCGGGCTAACGGTCATTGCCGTGCTGCACGATATCAATATGGCGGCCCGCTACTGTGATTATCTGGTAGCGCTGCGCGGCGGCGAAATGATTTCTCAGGGGACGCCGGAAGCATTGATGCGGGCTGACACGCTGGAGCAAATTTACGGTATTCCAATGGGGATTCTGCCGCATCCAGCGGGGGCAGCTCCGGTGAGCTTTGTTTACTGA
- the mrcB gene encoding bifunctional glycosyl transferase/transpeptidase: protein MAGNDREPIGRKGKPARPAKQKVTRRQQYDDDYDDEEDDVPPPRKTRSKGNGGGRKRRGKRGWLWLLLKIFIVFVVLFAIYGVYLDQKIRSRIDGKVWQLPAAVYGRMVNLEPDMAISKNEMIKLLTATQYRQVTAMTRPGEFTVQAKSIEMIRRPFDFPDSKEGQVRARLTFDGDHLESIENMESHRQFGFFRLDPRLITMLSSPNGEQRLFVPRNGFPDLLVDTLLATEDRHFYEHDGVSLYSIGRAVLANLTAGRTVQGASTLTQQLVKNLFLSSERSYARKANEAYMALLMDARYSKDRILELYMNEVYLGQSGDNEIRGFPLASLYYFGRPVEELSLDQQALLVGMVKGASIYNPWRNPKLALERRNLVLRLLQQQQVIDQELYDMLSARPLGVQPRGGVISPQPAFMQMVRQELQAKLGDKVKDLSGVKIFTTFDSVAQDAAEKAATEGIPVLKKQRKLADLETAMVVVDRFSGEVRAMVGGAEPQFAGYNRAMQARRSIGSLAKPATYLTALSQPNRFRLNTWIADAPLALRQPNGKVWSPQNDDHQYSASGQVMLVDALTRSMNVPTVNLGMTLGLPAVTDTWKKLGVPEDQLHPVPAMLLGALNLTPIEVAQAFQTIASGGNRATLSALRSVISEDGKVLYQSFPQAERAVPAQAAYMTLWTMQQVVQRGTGRQLGAKYPGLHLAGKTGTTNNNVDTWFAGIDGREVVITWVGRDNNQPTKLYGASGAMSIYQRYLTNQSPIPLVMTPPEDVVDMGVDDSGNLLCSGGSRVLPVWTSDPTALCQQSEMLQQQQQQQGNPFDQSSQQQQQQQQQQQQQQQQPPQQEKKESDGVAGWIKDMFGGN from the coding sequence ATGGCGGGGAATGACCGCGAACCGATTGGACGTAAAGGAAAACCTGCGCGTCCGGCAAAACAAAAAGTGACTCGCCGTCAGCAGTATGACGATGATTATGACGATGAAGAAGATGATGTGCCGCCGCCGCGTAAAACGCGGAGTAAAGGCAATGGCGGTGGGCGCAAGCGTCGCGGCAAACGCGGCTGGTTGTGGCTGCTGCTGAAAATATTTATCGTCTTTGTTGTGCTGTTTGCTATTTACGGCGTCTATCTGGATCAAAAAATCCGTAGCCGTATTGATGGCAAGGTCTGGCAGTTGCCTGCGGCGGTGTATGGTCGCATGGTTAACCTTGAGCCGGATATGGCGATCAGTAAAAACGAAATGATCAAGCTGCTGACGGCAACCCAGTATCGCCAGGTGACCGCGATGACGCGCCCGGGCGAATTTACCGTGCAGGCGAAAAGCATCGAAATGATCCGCCGTCCGTTTGATTTCCCGGACAGCAAAGAGGGCCAGGTGCGTGCGCGTCTGACCTTTGACGGCGATCATCTGGAGAGCATCGAGAATATGGAGAGCCATCGTCAGTTTGGTTTCTTCCGCCTCGATCCGCGCCTGATCACGATGCTCTCCTCGCCTAACGGTGAGCAGCGCCTGTTCGTGCCGCGCAACGGCTTTCCGGACCTGCTGGTCGATACCTTACTGGCAACCGAAGACCGTCATTTTTATGAACATGATGGCGTGAGCCTGTATTCCATCGGGCGTGCTGTACTGGCCAACCTGACGGCCGGGCGAACGGTTCAGGGGGCAAGTACCCTGACCCAGCAGCTGGTGAAGAACCTGTTTCTCTCCAGCGAGCGCTCTTATGCCCGTAAAGCGAACGAAGCGTATATGGCGCTGCTGATGGACGCGCGTTACAGCAAGGACCGTATTCTTGAGTTGTACATGAACGAGGTCTATCTCGGTCAGAGTGGCGACAACGAGATCCGCGGCTTCCCGCTGGCGAGCCTGTACTACTTTGGCCGTCCGGTGGAAGAACTGAGTCTCGATCAGCAGGCTCTGCTGGTGGGTATGGTGAAGGGCGCGTCTATTTACAATCCGTGGCGCAATCCGAAACTGGCGCTGGAACGACGCAATCTGGTGCTGCGTCTGCTGCAACAGCAGCAGGTGATCGACCAGGAGCTGTACGACATGCTGAGCGCTCGTCCGCTGGGCGTCCAGCCGCGCGGTGGGGTGATTTCTCCGCAGCCGGCGTTTATGCAAATGGTCCGTCAGGAGCTGCAGGCGAAGCTGGGCGATAAAGTCAAAGATCTCTCCGGCGTGAAGATCTTTACGACCTTTGACTCCGTTGCTCAGGATGCGGCAGAAAAAGCGGCAACCGAAGGCATTCCGGTGCTGAAAAAACAGCGCAAACTTGCCGATCTGGAAACCGCAATGGTGGTGGTTGACCGTTTCAGCGGCGAAGTCCGGGCGATGGTCGGTGGTGCAGAGCCGCAGTTTGCCGGCTACAACCGCGCGATGCAGGCCCGCCGTTCGATTGGTTCACTGGCAAAACCGGCAACCTATTTAACCGCGTTAAGCCAGCCTAACCGCTTCCGTCTGAACACGTGGATTGCCGATGCGCCGCTTGCCCTTCGTCAGCCAAATGGCAAAGTGTGGTCGCCGCAAAACGACGATCATCAGTACAGCGCCAGCGGTCAGGTGATGCTGGTGGATGCGCTGACGCGCTCCATGAACGTCCCTACGGTAAATCTGGGGATGACCCTTGGCCTGCCGGCGGTAACGGACACCTGGAAAAAACTGGGCGTGCCGGAAGATCAGCTTCATCCGGTTCCGGCGATGCTACTGGGCGCGCTGAACCTGACGCCAATTGAAGTGGCGCAGGCATTCCAGACCATTGCCAGCGGCGGCAACCGGGCAACGCTTTCCGCTCTGCGTTCGGTGATTTCAGAAGATGGTAAGGTGCTTTATCAGAGCTTCCCGCAGGCCGAACGTGCGGTTCCGGCTCAGGCTGCCTACATGACCTTGTGGACAATGCAGCAGGTGGTACAGCGCGGAACGGGTCGTCAACTGGGGGCAAAATATCCTGGCCTGCATCTGGCAGGTAAAACCGGGACCACCAACAATAATGTGGATACCTGGTTTGCCGGAATTGACGGCCGTGAAGTAGTGATCACCTGGGTTGGTCGGGACAATAACCAGCCAACGAAGCTGTACGGTGCCAGCGGTGCGATGTCCATCTATCAGCGTTATCTGACTAACCAGTCGCCGATCCCGCTGGTAATGACGCCGCCGGAAGACGTGGTCGATATGGGCGTGGACGACAGCGGTAACTTACTGTGCAGCGGTGGATCGCGCGTGCTGCCGGTCTGGACCTCCGATCCGACGGCGCTGTGCCAGCAGAGCGAAATGTTGCAACAGCAGCAACAGCAGCAGGGTAACCCGTTCGATCAGTCGTCGCAGCAGCAACAACAGCAGCAGCAACAGCAACAACAGCAGCAGCAACAGCCGCCTCAGCAGGAGAAAAAAGAGAGCGATGGTGTTGCCGGCTGGATTAAGGATATGTTTGGCGGTAACTAA
- the fhuA gene encoding ferrichrome porin FhuA, producing MARPETAQPNSSLRALAVVVATAVSGMSVYAQAAVEPKEETLTVTAAPAAQESAWGPAPTIAAKRSATATKTDTPIEKTPQSISVVTREEIEMKQPNTVKQALAYTPGVFATRGASTTYDVVSIRGFTTSTTVNTNQYLDGMKLQGDNYSEVSMDPYFLERVELLRGPTSVLYGKSHPGGVVSMVSKRPTTEPLKEVQFKMGTDNLWQTGFDFSDAIDDDGVWSYRLTGLGHSENAQQERVKSTRYAIAPAFSWRPDDKTDFTFLSNFQSDPDAGYYGWLPREGTVTSYYDANGHAHKLPTDFNEGDADNKISRRQKMVGYSFSHQVDDTFTVRQNLRYTKVNTLYRSVYGNGYIAPAQISRAYVRSDEDLNAFTVDTQLQSTFATAAVDHTLLTGVDYLRMRNDIDADYGSADPISMTNPQHDNANINVNFPYAVLNRQEQTGLYAQDQAEWDKWVLTLGGRYDFAKTSTLTRSSDTTAEINDRAFTWRGGINYLFDNGITPYFSYSESFEPLSGVTQGGQPFDPSRGKQYEAGVKYVPKDRPVVVTAAVFQLTKNNNLTADPANPTSGFSVQGGEIRSRGVELEAKAAVSANVNLTASYTYTDAEYTHDTWYEGRRPAEIPRNMASLWADYTFHETALSGLTVGAGTRYVGNTVSYYSAASPKAYQSFNVADYAIADATVKYDLARFGMPGSSVGVNVNNIFDREYVSSCYSEYACYWGAERQVVATATFRF from the coding sequence ATGGCGCGTCCTGAAACTGCTCAGCCAAACTCCTCACTGCGTGCACTCGCAGTTGTAGTAGCCACAGCGGTTAGCGGCATGTCTGTCTATGCACAGGCAGCGGTTGAACCGAAAGAAGAAACCCTCACCGTCACCGCAGCACCTGCCGCGCAGGAAAGCGCCTGGGGACCGGCACCGACCATCGCCGCAAAGCGATCGGCAACGGCCACCAAAACCGATACGCCGATTGAAAAAACACCGCAGTCTATTTCTGTTGTCACGCGTGAAGAGATAGAAATGAAGCAGCCGAATACGGTGAAGCAGGCGCTGGCTTACACGCCTGGCGTCTTTGCGACACGCGGTGCGTCCACAACGTATGATGTGGTTTCTATTCGTGGCTTCACCACGTCCACTACCGTGAATACCAACCAGTATCTGGATGGTATGAAACTACAGGGTGATAACTACTCTGAAGTGTCTATGGACCCATATTTCCTTGAACGTGTCGAACTGCTGCGCGGTCCAACGTCCGTTTTGTACGGTAAAAGCCATCCGGGCGGCGTGGTCAGCATGGTCAGCAAGCGTCCAACTACCGAGCCGCTGAAAGAAGTTCAGTTTAAAATGGGTACCGATAACCTGTGGCAAACCGGGTTTGATTTCAGCGATGCGATTGATGACGACGGCGTATGGTCATACCGCCTGACAGGACTGGGGCACAGTGAAAATGCGCAGCAGGAGAGGGTCAAATCCACCCGCTACGCGATTGCCCCTGCTTTTAGCTGGCGTCCGGACGATAAAACGGATTTCACTTTCCTGAGCAACTTCCAGAGCGATCCCGATGCGGGCTATTACGGTTGGCTGCCGCGGGAAGGGACCGTAACGTCTTATTATGATGCCAACGGACACGCGCACAAACTGCCGACCGATTTTAACGAAGGGGATGCGGATAACAAGATCTCCCGTCGCCAGAAAATGGTCGGTTACAGCTTCTCGCACCAGGTTGACGATACCTTTACCGTGCGTCAAAACCTGCGCTATACCAAAGTTAATACGCTCTATCGCTCTGTTTACGGCAACGGCTATATCGCCCCGGCGCAAATCAGCCGTGCCTACGTGCGCTCTGATGAAGATCTTAACGCGTTCACCGTTGATACGCAGCTGCAGTCTACATTTGCAACCGCCGCGGTCGATCATACTCTGTTAACGGGTGTTGATTACCTGCGCATGCGTAACGATATTGATGCTGACTACGGTAGCGCTGATCCTATCAGCATGACTAACCCGCAGCACGACAATGCGAATATCAACGTGAATTTCCCCTATGCCGTGCTAAATCGTCAGGAACAAACGGGCCTGTATGCCCAGGATCAGGCGGAATGGGATAAGTGGGTGCTTACTCTTGGCGGACGTTATGATTTTGCTAAAACGTCAACGTTGACCCGTTCCTCAGATACGACGGCTGAAATTAACGATCGGGCATTTACATGGCGTGGGGGTATTAACTATCTGTTTGATAATGGTATTACACCATACTTTAGCTACAGCGAATCATTTGAGCCGCTCTCGGGTGTCACCCAGGGCGGTCAGCCCTTTGATCCGTCACGCGGTAAGCAATATGAAGCGGGCGTAAAATACGTACCGAAAGATCGACCTGTTGTCGTCACGGCAGCGGTATTCCAGCTGACCAAAAACAACAATCTGACTGCCGATCCGGCGAACCCAACCAGTGGCTTTAGCGTGCAGGGGGGTGAAATTCGCTCGCGTGGTGTTGAACTGGAAGCGAAAGCGGCGGTATCGGCTAACGTCAACCTGACGGCGTCCTACACCTACACCGATGCAGAATACACGCACGATACCTGGTATGAAGGCCGTCGTCCGGCAGAGATTCCGCGTAATATGGCCTCACTGTGGGCAGATTATACTTTCCACGAAACGGCGCTGAGCGGTCTGACCGTCGGTGCAGGTACTCGCTATGTTGGCAATACCGTTTCTTACTATTCAGCCGCATCGCCAAAGGCTTACCAGTCATTCAACGTTGCGGATTATGCCATCGCAGATGCGACGGTAAAATATGACCTGGCACGCTTTGGAATGCCGGGTTCTTCAGTCGGCGTCAACGTGAATAACATCTTTGACCGCGAATACGTCTCCAGCTGTTATAGCGAATATGCATGCTATTGGGGGGCAGAGCGTCAGGTGGTTGCCACCGCGACTTTCCGTTTCTAA